From a region of the Aeoliella mucimassa genome:
- the tnpA gene encoding IS200/IS605 family transposase, with protein sequence MDSYRTGAHSRFDLKYHFVWVTKYRKAILRGDVGVRVREIVREVCRTNDIEILQGAVSADHVHVLLSCPPNLSPSKIMQYLKGKSSRKLLMEFQHLQKQYWGRHLWARGYFVASSGSVTEEAITAYIQGQRGTEPSDGEDNFRVTPS encoded by the coding sequence ATGGATAGTTACCGGACTGGAGCACATAGCCGCTTTGATTTGAAATACCATTTCGTGTGGGTCACGAAGTACCGCAAGGCGATCCTGAGAGGTGACGTCGGGGTACGGGTGCGTGAAATCGTGCGTGAGGTGTGTCGGACGAACGATATTGAGATACTGCAGGGGGCGGTCTCGGCCGATCATGTGCATGTTTTGTTGTCATGCCCTCCGAATCTCTCGCCCAGCAAGATCATGCAGTATCTCAAGGGCAAGAGTTCGCGAAAGCTTCTGATGGAGTTCCAGCATCTGCAAAAGCAGTACTGGGGGCGTCATTTGTGGGCCCGCGGGTATTTTGTGGCGTCTAGCGGAAGTGTGACTGAGGAAGCGATCACCGCGTATATCCAGGGGCAGCGGGGAACGGAGCCCAGCGACGGGGAAGATAACTTCCGCGTAACGCCTTCGTGA